The window TGAGAGAAAAGAAGAGTTCAGATTAATTTTCTGTTCATCAATTCAATCTAATTGTTGTTTTGCTTTGTCTGTAGAACAAAGCAGAAGGGATGACTTGGAATCACTTGGTTATGTACTCATGTATTTCCTAAGGGGAAGGTTGAAAAACATATGCTACCTTGTATAATTTATGTTTTGATTTTGGAGTATTTCATAATGATAGAGGTTGTTTATTGGGCTCGTCTTCTAAGTTTTTGTACCTCTCGTGTCAGCCTTCCCTGGCAGGGACTTAAAGCAGGGACGAAAAAACAGAAATATGATAAAATCAGCGAGAAGAAGATGCTAACTCCTGTTGAGGTACTGCAAATATCAACCTAGCACCTCAATGTAATTTTGTGCGCTCCGCATCTGATTTGACACTTAGTACTAGGATCATTTCCTGATGTGTGTTTCTGTTGGACTTACTGTAGCATCTCTACTTGGTTGTATTATTGAAGAACCGCTAGaggcaaaaaaaattgaaaattctaaaaacTGTTTGACAGGTCCTTTGCAAGTCATATCCATCAGAATTCATATCATACTTCCATTATTGTCGGTCGTTGCGATTCGAAGATAAGCCAGATTATTCCTATTTGAAAAGACTCTTCCGTGATTTATTTGTTAGAGAAGGTAAAAATTGTGTTTTCTtacttttagttttattttattttatgttttctcaGTATACCGCAAGCAAGAGATCCTTCTATTGGTAAAGTAATTGTATGATTCCATCATGAAAAGTACTTGCTGGGCTACAAAAATCTGTTGTCTAGTTATTGACATGTATTGGCTATGCAGGTTATCAGTTTGACTATGTATTTGACTGGACCATACTAAAGTATCCTCAGATTGGTTCCAGTTCCAGGCAACGGGTCAGCTCTCGTTTTCCATTGTTTTATGAATTTCTTGTTTATCTTGTATTCATTACTTTGTTCTCTTAGTTTCAGCCCTCTGGTGGGAAAACTGGCTTAAAACCGCGACAACCTCTCGAACAAACAGAAAAGGCTCCAGGTGTGTTCCTTCTCAAGATAGGAAGGTATAGAGAGGAATGCTTAGTCTGTGTGACAGTGAAGGTGTTTGAGATAGCTTTTATTGCATAACTTTGTTGAAATAGCATAACAATGTTTACCAATAAACATTTGCCATGATGTCCATACTTGATACTGAATATATCCAATGCAAGTATGTGCAGAATTTGGAGTCACATTGTTCAGATTTCATAAATTTTTCCATTAATTTATCATGGTATACCCATTTCGGAATGCTCTTAATTCCTTATTTTGACTTTAAGATTATGCAAATAGTCACATTAAACATGTTTTTGAGTTAGTGTTTCACGGTAATTTTGGCAAACTACTAGAATATTGAGATCCTTCCTCTTTCTGTTTGTGAGTTCTTATCAGCGCTAGGGAATGAGGCTCGCGATAGATCTTCAGGGGCCCTTGAAGCCTTTAGTAGAAGACTTGGATCTGGTGCTGGACAGCAAGGCGATCGCCTGAAGCACAGGACATCAGAGGATGCATCATCCTCTAAGGATGCGGTAAGTAATGAAAACCAGGAAAGATTTCGGTTTCACTTTTGTGCTTTTCTAACATTAGAGATTTGAGTTGAGAGGCATTGCATTCAGCTACTTTTGAATTCTTTATCTTTGACACTAAATtcagatattaatataatattaccTTCATCGTATTCAGCGATCTAGTTCAGAAAAAGGCCGGGCTTCTCGCAATGGCAGTGTATCAAAGAAGGCTGTTGCTTCAAGCAGCAGGCTAAGCTCCAACCTAACAGGGTGCGAGAGTCGATCAAGTTGGCTGTTCTCGAACAACAGCCGTCTATCTACCAATCATAGAATCCATTCGGGAGCTGCATCGAAAGTTTCCCATGTTACTGGTACAAAAGACAACAATCATGATGATCAGCTGCGGAGTTTCGATCACCTTACCATTGGCACAGATAAGAACAAGCGATGAATGTGGTATAGAATATCTGCTATATTATGGGACTGTATCATATTAATTATTGTTTGAGGAAAAAAAATTGTGTCTCTTGGAAGGAAATGATAGATGCAATACATGTAGTGTGTCCTTGTGATGATGTAGCTTTGTAAATTCATCAGGAAGATAAGTAATTATTGCCACATGTGATTCTGCTTGTGGTATTTTATTGACACTGCTAGATTACACAGATGTTGATtgagggtccgtttgttttacctactatttgttgttgttgtttgctgttacggtttgttgtttgatgttggaaaaactattttttcaaaaagcaggtTTCTCGGTAAAAGGTAAACAGGAGATGACTAACCAAACATTTAAAACTTTcctttttgaaatgaaaaggcagACAGGAGCTACCAAACACCCCTGAGTCTCAATCCGTTTGTCCATTTCAGCATG is drawn from Euphorbia lathyris chromosome 9, ddEupLath1.1, whole genome shotgun sequence and contains these coding sequences:
- the LOC136206171 gene encoding casein kinase 1-like protein 10 isoform X2 → MENIIGGKFKMGRKIGGGSFGELFLGVNVQNGEEVGIKLEPARTKHPQLHYESKIYMLLQGGTGIPQLKWFGVEGEYNIMVIDLLGPSLEDLFNYCNRKLSLKTVLMLADQLINRIEYMHSKGFLHRDIKPDNFLMGLGRKANQVYVIDYGLAKKFRDLQTHKHIPYRENKNLTGTARYASVNTHLGVEQSRRDDLESLGYVLMYFLRGSLPWQGLKAGTKKQKYDKISEKKMLTPVEVLCKSYPSEFISYFHYCRSLRFEDKPDYSYLKRLFRDLFVREGYQFDYVFDWTILKYPQIGSSSRQRPSGGKTGLKPRQPLEQTEKAPALGNEARDRSSGALEAFSRRLGSGAGQQGDRLKHRTSEDASSSKDARSSSEKGRASRNGSVSKKAVASSSRLSSNLTGCESRSSWLFSNNSRLSTNHRIHSGAASKVSHVTGTKDNNHDDQLRSFDHLTIGTDKNKR
- the LOC136206171 gene encoding casein kinase 1-like protein 10 isoform X1, which translates into the protein MENIIGGKFKMGRKIGGGSFGELFLGVNVQNGEEVGIKLEPARTKHPQLHYESKIYMLLQGGTGIPQLKWFGVEGEYNIMVIDLLGPSLEDLFNYCNRKLSLKTVLMLADQLINRIEYMHSKGFLHRDIKPDNFLMGLGRKANQVYVIDYGLAKKFRDLQTHKHIPYRENKNLTGTARYASVNTHLGVEQSRRDDLESLGYVLMYFLRGSLPWQGLKAGTKKQKYDKISEKKMLTPVEVLCKSYPSEFISYFHYCRSLRFEDKPDYSYLKRLFRDLFVREGYQFDYVFDWTILKYPQIGSSSRQRFQPSGGKTGLKPRQPLEQTEKAPALGNEARDRSSGALEAFSRRLGSGAGQQGDRLKHRTSEDASSSKDARSSSEKGRASRNGSVSKKAVASSSRLSSNLTGCESRSSWLFSNNSRLSTNHRIHSGAASKVSHVTGTKDNNHDDQLRSFDHLTIGTDKNKR